The Chroicocephalus ridibundus chromosome 2, bChrRid1.1, whole genome shotgun sequence genome includes a region encoding these proteins:
- the STEAP1 gene encoding STEAP1 protein isoform X1, whose protein sequence is MEKREGDNHAIDQNAGQSIMPRRNTGNLSNLNVDMQVTNPPEAAALFNLHQAHHFGEFEHSSEQHCKQDLFPKWHLPMKIASVISLLTFIYTSMRDVIYPFVTRKENVFYKIPILVINKVLPVVSITLLALVYLPGILAAGFQLYFGTKYKRFPQWLDRWMLSRKQFGLLSFFFAAMHACYSLCYPMRRSYRYKLLNWAFQQVKQKKENAWIEHDVWRMEIYVSLGILGLALLALLAITSIPSVSHSLTWREFHYIQSKMGYLALLLCTVHALVFAWNKWVDVNQFIWYTPPSFMVAVFLPIVVLLCKCILLLPCFRKRIKKIRCGWEANTQNNQTSMTSRL, encoded by the exons atggagaagagggaaggtgATAATCATGCCATTGATCAGAATGCAGGTCAGAGCATCATGCcaagaagaaatacaggaaaCCTTAGCAACTTG AATGTGGATATGCAAGTCACCAATCCACCAGAAGCAGCTGCACTTTTTAATTTACATCAAGCACACCATTTTGGTGAGTTTGAACACTCTTCAGAACAACACTGTAAGCAGGATCTGTTCCCCAAGTGGCACTTGCCAATGAAGATAGCATCTGTGATCTcattattaacatttatttaCACTTCTATGAGAGATGTCATATATCCTTTTGtaaccagaaaggaaaatgttttctataaaatTCCAATCCTTGTCATAAACAAAGTTTTACCAGTGGTTTCAATTACCCTTTTAGCACTAGTATATTTACCAGGAATATTAGCTGCTGGTTTTCAGCTGTACTTTGGCACCAAGTATAAAAGGTTCCCCCAGTGGTTGGACAGATGGATGTTATCAAGAAAGCAATTTGGACTTCTCAGTTTCTTCTTCGCTGCAATGCACGCCTGCTATAGCTTATGCTATCCAATGAGAAGATCATACAGATACAAGCTGCTGAACTGGGCATTCCAGCAG gtcaaacaaaaaaaagaaaatgcctggaTTGAACACGATGTTTGGAGAATGGAGATTTATGTGTCTCTAGGAATTCTGGGACTTGCTTTGCTGGCCTTGTTGGCAATAACATCAATCCCATCTGTCAGTCACTCTCTGACCTGGAGAGAGTTCCACTACATTCAG agcAAGATGGGATATTTAGCTCTGCTGCTATGCACTGTTCACGCACTGGTGTTTGCTTGGAATAAGTGGGTTGATGTTAACCAATTTATCTGGTATACACCACCTTCATTTATGGTAGCAGTTTTTCTTCCTATTGTAGTTCTGCTTTGTAAATGCATACTGCTCCTCCCATGTTTTAGGAAGAGGATAAAAAAGATCAGATGTGGTTGGGAAGCTAACACACAAAACAATCAAACTAGCATGACTTCCAGACTGTAG
- the STEAP1 gene encoding STEAP1 protein isoform X2, with translation MEKREGDNHAIDQNAGQSIMPRRNTGNLSNLNVDMQVTNPPEAAALFNLHQAHHFGEFEHSSEQHCKQDLFPKWHLPMKIASVISLLTFIYTSMRDVIYPFVTRKENVFYKIPILVINKVLPVVSITLLALVYLPGILAAGFQLYFGTKYKRFPQWLDRWMLSRKQFGLLSFFFAAMHACYSLCYPMRRSYRYKLLNWAFQQVKQKKENAWIEHDVWRMEIYVSLGILGLALLALLAITSIPSVSHSLTWREFHYIQECPVSC, from the exons atggagaagagggaaggtgATAATCATGCCATTGATCAGAATGCAGGTCAGAGCATCATGCcaagaagaaatacaggaaaCCTTAGCAACTTG AATGTGGATATGCAAGTCACCAATCCACCAGAAGCAGCTGCACTTTTTAATTTACATCAAGCACACCATTTTGGTGAGTTTGAACACTCTTCAGAACAACACTGTAAGCAGGATCTGTTCCCCAAGTGGCACTTGCCAATGAAGATAGCATCTGTGATCTcattattaacatttatttaCACTTCTATGAGAGATGTCATATATCCTTTTGtaaccagaaaggaaaatgttttctataaaatTCCAATCCTTGTCATAAACAAAGTTTTACCAGTGGTTTCAATTACCCTTTTAGCACTAGTATATTTACCAGGAATATTAGCTGCTGGTTTTCAGCTGTACTTTGGCACCAAGTATAAAAGGTTCCCCCAGTGGTTGGACAGATGGATGTTATCAAGAAAGCAATTTGGACTTCTCAGTTTCTTCTTCGCTGCAATGCACGCCTGCTATAGCTTATGCTATCCAATGAGAAGATCATACAGATACAAGCTGCTGAACTGGGCATTCCAGCAG gtcaaacaaaaaaaagaaaatgcctggaTTGAACACGATGTTTGGAGAATGGAGATTTATGTGTCTCTAGGAATTCTGGGACTTGCTTTGCTGGCCTTGTTGGCAATAACATCAATCCCATCTGTCAGTCACTCTCTGACCTGGAGAGAGTTCCACTACATTCAG GAATGCCCTGTGTCCTGCTGA